DNA sequence from the Penaeus vannamei isolate JL-2024 chromosome 32, ASM4276789v1, whole genome shotgun sequence genome:
GTCGAAGCAAGTCCTCGACAACATCATCttcaaggagaagatggaggacaGGAAGGGCTTCAACAACCAGgccttcgaggaggaggagagggacgaggaccCCGACGGCGGCGGGTTCTCGAGGGCGGACTCCGTGAACCGGTCCGCCAGCCCGATCTGGACGGTGCCGCGCTGGCGGTCCCTCCGCTCCAACACCTACTTCCCGAACGAGGTCGGGGACAAGGACGACGCCAGCGACGCCCCCCGCAAGGACGACGACGTCATCTGCGAGAACTTCGTGGATTCCCTGAGCATCTACTCCAGCTACAGCGAGGACGGGGACCAGCGCAGCCCGTCCTCGGAGAACCCGCAGAACCAGAGGCCGATTTTCGCGCAGTGGAACCTCCTGCGCCTCAAGAGCGGGTCCCTGAACCTGCCGTCGCGGGGCATCGCGGGAGGGCCGGCGGCGGGGAGGTACAGCGACGTGGTCTGCCAGGGACTCACTCGGAAGGGCTCCTTCGGCAAGAAGTGATTCTCAAGCTTTCCtccaacaaaacacaaacagaactCAGGGGCTGTTTCCTCGTGCATGAGCTTACAAAAGGTTCTGGAGAGAGCTGTGCTGTGTAATGCAACTTCCGTTTACTCCTTCACATGGGTAAAAGTGCAAAATATAAGAAAATCCGTTTTTCATGACGCATTAACAACAAATGAGAATCAAATATATTTGTAACATCCATTTACCAACACAATCACGATTCGTATAAGTCTGttttatattgaatatacatgTCCCAGTGAATTAGTTTTAGAGAACGAATCTTAAATAGCATTAAAAGCGTAGTTGATAGGATAAGAATTCCATGATTGCTAAGCACTTCGTAAAACATGAACCGGATTCCACATTAAAAGAAATGACTGATATTCCTTTGTGCATATATCATACGcgatctatttattttcatcttaacTTAGGTCAATGAATTCAAATTTTGTAACATAGCTACTTGAGTTTTGTTATCACAGATAGTCTATCCATACATACAGCCTTCGTTACATAGAGGATAATACGACGCATTTGCCTTTTTATAATCGTTTTTATGCATTTACTAAAGCACTATTTTCTAACTTTGTTAACTTTTTTCGAAGGCAGTGGGATCAAATTTTATCTTGTCATTTTATgggtctatatttttttctcttcagatATAATTTTTAAAGATAAGTGGAACACAATATGTATGCGGCTAATAAATAAACCGAATAATTATCATGGTTTTTATTTTTAGGTTACAAATAGTTTTTACAATAGTGCACAAGGTATTTCTCGACACATGTACATATTACTAcacataagagaaaatatactatttacacatatatacaacttaCTTAAAAATGAAGTAAATATTACAAAGTAAAGCAACATTTTCAGCGAAACATACATGGATATCGAATATTCAAAGACAGCCTGAAATCTTTCTTTGCTGCTGCCACCATTGTAACACAACCGAAGACAGGTTTAAGAAATGCAGATGGCAAATACAAACGGAAATGAATAatggtattcataataataataataacaatactgataatagtatctATAAAACATAACATGGTAGAATTCAGAATCACTAACCTTGTATGTACTGGTTTTATTTTGGTTTCAGATTCCTATTTATCTCGTGGGTAATCAGAAATAACCGACAAAACCAACGATATTACAGATTTTAGTCAACAAACCTCTCAAAGCGCACAaacaaataggaaagaaaaaaacacaatgcacaaaatcCTGTAGATCATTTTTTTCTgcatgaaagggaggagaagagaagctcAACACACAAACTAGTTTATGGTGTatagtcttttttttgtttacatttgccatTGTATCAAGGCGGCTTTTTGTCATTCAAGCCAGCACACTTCAGCAACACCCAGAGAGCAACCCGGAAATAGGAAAACCCAGTGATGGAGACTTACACCCAGACAGCGAGTAGGAAAGATATGAATGGAATCGGATGACTTTGCACAACAGGGAAATATCCTTAATGTTACTTATTATATCTTCAACAGAACTACCTGTAAGTACAGACAACAAAATACATCGAAACGTGATTATGATTCGTGTTAATTAACCAAAACAGGTAAATTCTGACGACGATAGGACATAAAAAACATGATCAACATTTGCTTTGCGAAATCATGCCtgttcattcatacttttttactACATCTGTCTTTCAAAGAACTGCACAAGGTCGTACTCAGATAGCAACAGCCACACGAAAGCGAGTTTGAGAACCACTCTCCCTGTTCTAAGTGATCAGAACAGGGGGTGAGTTATTATACCCTGGCGAAATAAAAGCTTTTGGgtggataaaagataaaaaggattaaTCGTTGCTAATTCTCgagtatgacaaaaaaaaagtgaggatGTGGGATGgtcttgtttgttagtttgtggttAGAGTCGTTTTTtgtttgcgaaagagagaggtCTGGTTTGACTTTGTGACTTTTTGGCTTTGTTTAAATGCTCGTTGGTTGTGATTTTAGGTGTTGTGATCATCGTTGACTTACAATTCACAACTACTCATTGTTCGTAACCAGCACACATTGTTGTCATGTAAAATTCATCATCATTTCCGAGGCTTCTATACTTTTCATTTCAATACGATATTTGCAACGTCATCAGAGCTTCAACTTTTATCAATCTTCAACTTCCATTATCAATACAAATATGTACAATCCATTCAAATGTACGCATACATAACGCGCACATACCTCACAAAAGACAGAACCCACAAGCTATCACAATCCACAatgatataatacaaacacaattacaaacacacacacacacacgtccccctcccgcacacacacacacgtccccctcccacacacacacacacacacgtccccctcccccccacacacacacacccatcccatcACGACACATCCCGTCCCTTTCTACACCACATATACACTTaaattcccttctttccttatgGGTCCTTGGGCTTCCTGCAGGATCCGGAGACGGGGGCCCATAGGGATGCCTATCTTCTGCAGTCGCTCCTCCGTGAGATAAGGGAGCTCCAGCATCCCGATTTTCTCCTGCTCGAATAAACCGGCGTATTTCTGGAAAAGGAGATCATTCGTTAGTCATTCGGTTGTGTTTTGTCTCGTTCGTTATaggatttattatttttattattatcaacttcagcatcgtcattatcattatcatcaatattattattatcattattataattatcaatattattattattattattagtagtagtagtagtagtagtagtatcgttattagcattatcatcatcatcaccatcattatcatcattaatactattattattattatccacattatttTGGTTACTGTTTGTATAATCAAAGCTTTAAGTTATCAAATGATCCTTTTCTTTCCATGTTACAAGTTATACAACGATTCAACAAAAGTCATTGAATACAAAAATTcacttagtatttttttttcatatagaaaCCAACATTCAGATTTACATTCAAATCACAGGATATCTATTCACGCACAAAACACATCgcaaaataatcacacacacacacacagaggcccacacacacgcgcgcacacacagacacacacagacacacacacacacacgcacgcacgcacacacacacacacacacacacacacacacacacacacacacacgcacacacacacacacacacgcacacacacacacaaacacacacacacaaaagataaataaaaaataataaataaatatacaaacaaatataaataataaataaataaataaatacatacataaataaataaatacataaataactaaataaacaaacaaaaactaaataaataaataaaaaataaataaataaatacataaataaatacatacataaataaatacataaataaataaataaataaataaataactaagtaAAAACTCGAGCTCCGGCCCCCCACCTCATAGCCCAGCTTCCTCAGGAATATGCGGACGAGCGGCGGTTCGTCTCCGAAGAACTGCGTCAGCTTCTTGACCCTCCCGGGGTTCGAGAGGCCGGGAATCCCCGCCCGGAAGGACTCCCAGGAGACGTGAGCAGCTCCTCCTCGACCCgcgctcactcctcctcctcctcctcctcctcctcctgcgcctcctcctcctccgccgccggtCCGGAGAGCAGCCACCTCCCCGCGGATGCTCTCGATCTCCTGTGAACGGTGGGGAATATTTAGCCATTtagctcttcatatatatatatatatatatatatatatatatatatatatatatatatatatatatatatatatatatatatatatattacctctgtttacatatttacatttattatcttctttcataaaaaaatatatattacctcTATTTACAAATGTAAATCTATTTTctttcacaaaaaagaaaaaagaaagaaagaaagaaagaaagaaagaaagaaaaagaaaaaaaacattcatatatatatatatatatatatatatatatatatatatatatatatatattacctctaTTCACATATcaacatgattattaatatcctcTAAAATCAACTtccttcgtatatatatttttcttctgacAAACAAGAGTAAATTGAAAGTACGTGTTTTTCAGTACATTTCCTATCTGTTTTGAACCTACATATTCATTTCCATTAGATTTTAGAGTCGAAACCTTcgtagaaatacataaaaaacacatgaaaaagaTCACAATATTCTCAAACAGACTTGTTGAAAGTTGAGACGACAGCTTCAAATTCCTCCCGATTTTGTCTCCGTCTTtcaataaacctttttttttagaatagctGGTTatcaagccagagagagagagaaagaggaagaggaagaggaagagagagagagagagagagagagagagagagagagagagagagagagagagagagagagagagagagagagagagagagagagagagagagagagagagagagagagagagtagagagagagagagagagagagagagagagagagagagagagagagagagagagagagagagagagagagagagagaactcaacAAAGGTTCTCCAATACAATATAGTTTACACGTTTTCTATACAATATTGAAAACATTGCAGTATCCTATTTTTCCCTTAAAAAATCCTTTTGAAAATAAAGTATCCTATTTCTCCCTTGAGAAATCCCTTTGAAAACAGTACAGTATCCTTTTCCTCCATTAAGAAATCCTTTTGAAAAAAGTacaatatcctttttttctcccttgaaAAATCCTTTTGAAAACAGTATATCCTATTTCTCCCTTAATGAAATGAAATCCTTCTGAAAACAAAGTACCCATTTCTCCCTTTTGAAAACAGTACAGtatcctatttctctctcaagAAATCCTTTTGAAAACAGTACAGTatatcctatttctctctcaagAAATCCTCACCAACAGGGACATAGTTGACTCACCTGGAACATGAGGTGCTGCGTTCGCATTTCTGAACTCAAGTGGGCGACACTGCGGGCGAGGGTGACCACGTGACTCTCGAGGCGCTGGAACCTCTTGTGAATGGACTGAAGTGGGAAAAAATAACCGTGATTAGGACGTCGATCTAGTGAAAGTCGTTGTGTTTTGGGAGGACTAGATGGCGAAGAATGACTGTATTTTTTAAAGTATCGTGTgctctttgtgtgtatttgtttgttttggtcaGTGAATAGCAGGATATGACATTTCTTCTTATGTCGACATGCGAAAGATGACGGTAATATCCCAGACGTGTGATTCGACAAGGATTTAAATTCGAAAACGAACTCCATCCAAcgtaaaacaaatgaaataataaataatcgaATCCCCTTTATTTAAAATAAACGAAAGAGTAAAGAATCAAATCTCATTAAAACACAAAACAGAGAACAAACATTAGAATAAACAATCGAATCCCCTTTACCTAAAACAGCTAACGCACAAAATCATAAATAACCGAATCCTCTTCACTTAAAACAACCAATATCATAAAGAATCCAACCCCCTTTTACCTAAAACAAACGAAATCATTAAAGAATCCAACCCCCTTTTACCTAAAACAAACGAACACCTAAAACAATCCAATCCCCTTcacctaaaacaaaacaaaatcataaaagaaTCCAACCCTCTTCACCTAAAACAACCGAAATCAAAGAGAATCCAACCCCCTTTACCTAAAACAAACGACCACCTAAAACCATCCAACCCCCTCTAAcctaaaacagagaaacaaaagagcatATAACAAACGCAcgtatccccctccttccaccactcaCCTTTCCGTTatctctcccgcccttcctcacCCTGTCGTCTATAACCCGTCGCTTGTCTCTGCCGGGGCGCGAGGACATGAtagacgagggaagggaggacaaggACCCGTGCATGCGCCGCCGGGAGTTCTTCAAGTCCCCgatgcctcctcctccgccgcctcctcctccgaggTGTCTGCCGCCGCGTCGACCTCCTCCTAAGAGCTTCAGAacctgagggaggggagagatgagaacgaggttgatttatctatttatttattctatttattctatttaattagagatgtatattttttgagagagagagatggagagagggagggagggagggagggagggagggagggagggggagggaggagaaggaggaagggaggaagggaggaaggaggaggaggaggaggaggagggagggaaggggagggagggagggggagagagagtcagagagaaagagagagagagagagagagagagagagagagagagagagagagagagagagagagagagagagagaaagagagaaagagagaaacagagaaagagagaaagagagaaagagagaaagagagaaagagagaaagagagaaagagagaaagagagaaagaaagaaagaaagaaagagaaagagaaagacaaacagagaaagaaagagaaagagaaagacaaacagagaaagaaagaaaaagagacagacaaacaaaaaacaaacaagacacacaAAACAGTAAAAAGTCCTCGTTTCCCCGTACCTCCGAGTACATGCCCTCGAGCCCCTCCAGCTGCTTCCTGATGAGGTGGACGTCGGGGTCGTAGGCAGAGGTGGCGTCATCGTCGCTCGTGGCCTCCGTGGCTTCTCCTCCGTCGAGCATGGAGTCCAGGTCAAGGGCGTCCGTGGTGGAGGTCATTTCCCCGGCGTCCAGGTCACCTCCGCTCGGTCCTAGGGTCAGTAGAGGCTCTAAAAGGTCAGGGCGGGTTTTACTCTTGGGTGAAATCATGGCttctttttgagtgtgtgtgatttgtaTATAAATTTTCGGATATAGTTTTTAGTGTATTTGTGGCTTCTTTTTCGTGTGATTGTAATTTCAATATAATTTTAAACTTTTAAAATATAATCTTAATGTATTTGTGGCTTTCTTTAGTGTGTAATTTCAATATAATTTTAAAACTTTTAAATATAATAGTGTATTTGTGGCTTTTGTGTATGTGATTTCAATAGAATTTtcaaatttttaaataaaatcttagtattttttaaacataaatttgaagtatttttatataattttgatattattatctttgtctttttgatACATTTTATTCTATACTTGTAACTCCATTTTTGCacgtatatactgtgtgtgtgtgtgtgtgtgtgtgtgtaagtaataatATAATGTGTGAGAAATAGTGTGTGTagctgtataagtgtgtgtgtaaatgtgtattattatttaatagtaataatgtgaaaatgtgtgtatgtgtgtgtgtgtgtgtgtgaatgtctatatatatatatatatatatatacatatatatatacatacatatatatatatttatatacatatatatatacctacaaatatacatatacatatgctttccCATTTTCTATTAAACGCACAACACCTTATTGCATCCCTGTaacccccgccttccctccctgcaAACGGCCCTTCCTGCAACTTGCACACCGACTCACCCAAATtaatcctgttcttgttcttggtgAGCGGCTCGTGGTTGGCGGTGCGGAGccgttcctcttccttccttcgggaCCAGCCTCCTGAAGGACCTCCTGTGGCTCTGTGgttgctgcttcctcctcctcctgaaggCGCGGCGTTCCTGTGGGAGGTTGGTGGGGTTAGTAGCGCTCGTGCGttgggagtgggtggaaggacaatttttttctctctctctgtctgtttgtttttgtttgtttatttttgtttctgtctcgttctctctctctttctttgcctctctgtctctctctttcccaccctacctccctccctttcccttctctctctctctctctctctctctctgcgataaGTGATATAAGAGCTTTAATGATAATCTTACAACaagtaggaaatatatatatgagtaaatcaGCCTagttacatttataaatgtaccaAAAAACTTAAAACAAGGAAATTTCTCCAACACAAGCTTAACCCAAAGATCACTCCTCAACACAACGCAAATCCCTTCTAcattagactctctctctctctctctctctctcccactctctgttcctcaacccccccccccctctctctctctctctctctctctctctctctctctctctctctctctctctctctctctctctctctctctctctctctctctttctcccagtctctctctctctcccagtctctctctctctctctctctcctgtctctctctctctctctctctcttccactctctctctctctctcttccactctctctctctctctctcccactctctctctctctctctctctcttccactctttctctctctctctctccctctctctctctctctctctctctccccgctctctctctctctctcccactctctctctctctctctctcccactctctctctctctctctctcccactctctctctctctctctctctccccactctctctttctctctctccctctcttccctgtctctctctctttctcccccacccctctctctctctcactttcccactatctctctctctctcaatctcccactatctctctctccctctctacctcactctctctctttctgttgcccactctctccctctctctctctctctctctctcactttctttttctctctcccactctctctctctctctctctcccactccctatctcactctctctcccactctctatatctctctcccactctctcccaatcactctgtctctctctctctccccactctgtctctctctctctccccactctgtctctctctctctccccactctgtctctctctctctctccccactctgtctctctctctctccccactctgtctctctctctctccccactctgtctctctctctctctcccactctctctctctctctccccacactctctctctctctctctctccactctctctctctctctctcccactctccctctctctctctctctctccactctctctctctctctctctctctcccactctctctccctttccctccccctctctcagtctatctctctctctctctctctctctctctctctctctctctctctctctctccctctctctctccctctctccctctctctctccctctctctctctctctctctctctctctctcccactctctctctctctctctctctcccactctctccctctctctctctctctctctctcccactctgcctctctctctctctctccctctctctctctctccctctccccctctctctctctccctctctctccctctgtctccctctctctctctcgctgtctctctctctctctctctctctcccactctctctctctctctctctcccactctctctctctctctctctctccactctctctctctctctcccactctccctctctctctctctctctctatctctcccactctctctctctctctctctctcccactctccctctctctatctatctctcccactctctctctatctctctttctctccactctctctccctccctccactccctctctctctctctctccactcactctctctctctctctctccactagctctctctttttccactcactctctctctctccattcgctctctctctctccactcactctctctttctctctctctctcccactctctctctctctctctctcccactctatctctctctctccctccccctttccctctccctctacccctctctctccctctcactcttatcctttctctcactctcactctctctctctctctctctttctctcccactctctcactttctctctctctccctcccactctctcgctctcccactatctctctctctctctcttttttctcccactctctcactttctctctctctcccactctctatctctctctctctctcactctctctcccactctctatctcactctatctatctctctctctctctccccttaaatctccctctctctctctctccctctctctctctctctctctctcccacactctctctctctctctctctctcacctctctctctctctctctctctccctctctctctctctctccctctctctctctctctccctccccctctctcaatcttgaCAAAACAAATAGGAAAGATAACACCGTCCtacccctacctttctctctctctcttcctcgcccccctctctgtctctctctctctctctctctctctctctctctctctctctttctccccctcctctctctcactttccctccccctctctctctctccctctccctttccctccctccctcactctccctttctctttctctccccccactctttctttctccctctctctctcaacaccccGCCCTACCCCGCGTGCGAGTGCTGCGTCTGCGTTGGGCCTCCTCTCCGGGGCGTGGACTGGGAGCTGCCCTGGGAGCTGTTGCCGGCGCGCCCTTCGCCTCCTGCTCGGCCCCCTCCGTCGCGTCCAGCCGCCTCCAGCAGGTCTGGCTTGTTCAGGCCGCCCACGCTGTCGTGAGGGCGTGGGAGGAATTAGGTGTCGGTTTTATAGGGTGAGATGGaagtatttttttggggggggggttgttgatgAATGTTCTTGCAATTTGGTCAGAAATCGTGAGCTGTGTGGATAAGTATTTCTATTCGTAATGGAgaaataagtgttttttttgtACAGTCGGGTATCCATTTTTTTGGTGTTTTCCGTATAGACAAGAGTGTTGTAAAAATGGTGAGCTGTGgatatttatttctattcgtGATGgagaaataagtttttttttgtgcagtcggttatcatttttgttgttgttttatttacagacAAGAGTGTTGTAAAAATTGTGAGCTGTGTGGATAAGTATTCATTTCTATTCGtaatggataatttttttttgtacagttggttatcatttttttgctgttttccttACAAACGAAAGTGTTCTTTATAGCGACAAGCGTTTTAACGACACAACAATGGGTTATACCAAACTTAATTAAGCTCCGCCCACTCGCTTGATAAGTCACTCCGAGATAAGTCATATCTGTAACCTTATAATGGCTTATACCAAACAATCAATTAACAATTATCTGTAACCTTATAATGGCTTATACCAAACAATTAATTAACAATTATCTGTAACCTTATAATGGCTTATACCAAACAATTAATTAACAATTATCTGTAACCTTATAATGGCTTATACCAAACAATTAAGCTCTGCCCACTCGCATGATAAGTCACTCACAGATAAGCCGTATCTGTATCCTTTTTTTCTACCCACCTGTAGGATAGGTTGTACTTCCTGTGCCTGGCGGGGGAGTTTTGCGGCGACGGGTGCGGGGATCCCTCGGGGGAGAGCGGGGGCAGGGGGGGCGTGGCGGCCAGGGACTCGCGCCGCACGAGTCCGCCGCCGTGGGCCTTGCTGCTTCCCTCGGCGCCCTTCTTCATGATGCGCTGGAGCTCGGCGTCCGTCATGTCCACCCACTCGGAGTCGTTgcctgcggggagggagaggaggggagggtgaggaggggagggtgagggggggttagggaatctgccgttttttttctcttaaattgCTTAAATCAAGTTATGACCGCAGGGGACGCTATCTGAGACATGACTTTATCAGTTTTGTCCTAGGTGGCATTTATCATATTGttgtttgcttatctatttattcatctatctattcatatactaatttcatttcattgacaCAACGGAATTCCGACGCCGCACCTGAGGAGTGTCCCTGGCCGGCCTGCCTCTGCGACGCGGCGGAGTCCAGGCTGGTgtcgagggcgtgggcggcgcgCCCCTCGCCGCCGCTGCCGGCCGTCCCGCGCCCCGAGTCCGAGCCGCCGgagccgccgccctcgccgcccgccggCTGCCCGCGCCCCCCGGTCACGGCGGGCCCGGAGTACGTGTGGTCCGAGGGCAGCACTTGCGCGTCCGCCAGGTTGTCCACCGAGTAGTGGTGCGGCCGCCAGCTGGGGGCGTCCTGGCGGAGCTGCGCCAGGTGGTGGTACGAGCCCGACCTCCTGCTGGCGAGGCCGCGGCCCAGCAGCTCGTGCGGGTGCTGGCGGCccaggtggggggagggcagggggtggggggcccCGGCGCGGTACGAGGGCGGCGACAGCGGCGGCGCGGCCAGCGGCTGCGGCGCGCGGTACTGGCCGGGGCTGCGGGGGTAGTGGGGGGGCAGGCCGTTGGGCTGCGGCGCCGCGCCCCCCGCGCTCAGGCTCGTCTCCATCGTCTCCTGCAGGTTGGTCTTCTGCGCGCTCTGGTGGATGGCCCTCCGGAAGCTCGTGTTGAGCTTGGGGGCGCGGCCGCTGTCGCGCGCGGGGCCCGGCTGGAGGGCGCCCTGCTCCTgctggccgccgccgccgttcTCCGCGTTGTTCTTGGCGccggcggcgggcgtgggcgcgCCGTGCTTGGCCTCCGCCTGCGCGGTGCGGTCGTCGGGCTTGTCGCCGCGGGAGAACTTGTGCGAGATCTTCTCCTTGAGGTTGTGGTACTTCCAGGCCGCGAGCCCGCGCGTGAGCGAGCCCCACTTGTCGTCCTTGCGGGCGTCGTCGCGGCGCTCGTGGGCGTCGTTCGCCTGGTTGTCGTCCACCAGGCCGCCCGTGCGGTTGTTCTGGTTAttttggttgtggttgttgtggccgGCGTGGTTACTGTGGTTGTTGGTCTGCTCGAGGTGCGGGGCGTGGCCGTTCACGTGGGGGGCGTGGCCGTTCGCGTGGGGGGCGTGGCCGTTCGCCTGGGCGGGGAGGCCATTGGTGTGGTGGCCGTTGAGGGTCGGGTGAACGTGGCCGTTCACG
Encoded proteins:
- the LOC113823214 gene encoding transcriptional activator MN1 isoform X3, coding for MQTKNVNVAQPTANKNEKNAVAAATVNVANQNGQAVNGSAVNGSGVSVAALNGQTSVPIMNVNNHSHSLNGSLVNGAGMNGQMTSSTVSPYQHLPVTSTNQHLVVSSPYQPHPVTSTNQLIVSSSVTSPYQPPPLPPRVGTQRPGVDLPQTSHPPVSAGGVHSVYKPVPPPKPYSSSAPSAHAGGSGAGLSAEEQQQQQQQQAGAARDQLAPVIGSALQAGPPPLLPHILVTDQGHFHTHSTKFPTASVEDRDQLLGGDQRQPRFLDGIDNPALVDDAAHMPSYRATPGGGGVHAPPTGIPPEGTLAGVLPSHPQPRPYESPFLSHHAYRQPPASQHLPPASQHHPNPPQHHPVTSTQQQQQQQQQQQQQQPLTRETWMRSSQGQYAGIVEIHPPQGHLHMNGHLPPHHASNGHLANGAVNGHVHPTLNGHHTNGLPAQANGHAPHANGHAPHVNGHAPHLEQTNNHSNHAGHNNHNQNNQNNRTGGLVDDNQANDAHERRDDARKDDKWGSLTRGLAAWKYHNLKEKISHKFSRGDKPDDRTAQAEAKHGAPTPAAGAKNNAENGGGGQQEQGALQPGPARDSGRAPKLNTSFRRAIHQSAQKTNLQETMETSLSAGGAAPQPNGLPPHYPRSPGQYRAPQPLAAPPLSPPSYRAGAPHPLPSPHLGRQHPHELLGRGLASRRSGSYHHLAQLRQDAPSWRPHHYSVDNLADAQVLPSDHTYSGPAVTGGRGQPAGGEGGGSGGSDSGRGTAGSGGEGRAAHALDTSLDSAASQRQAGQGHSSGNDSEWVDMTDAELQRIMKKGAEGSSKAHGGGLVRRESLAATPPLPPLSPEGSPHPSPQNSPARHRKYNLSYSVGGLNKPDLLEAAGRDGGGRAGGEGRAGNSSQGSSQSTPRRGGPTQTQHSHAGNAAPSGGGGSSNHRATGGPSGGWSRRKEEERLRTANHEPLTKNKNRINLEPLLTLGPSGGDLDAGEMTSTTDALDLDSMLDGGEATEATSDDDATSAYDPDVHLIRKQLEGLEGMYSEVLKLLGGGRRGGRHLGGGGGGGGGIGDLKNSRRRMHGSLSSLPSSIMSSRPGRDKRRVIDDRVRKGGRDNGKSIHKRFQRLESHVVTLARSVAHLSSEMRTQHLMFQEIESIRGEVAALRTGGGGGGGAGGGGGGGGGVSAGRGGAAHVSWESFRAGIPGLSNPGRVKKLTQFFGDEPPLVRIFLRKLGYEKYAGLFEQEKIGMLELPYLTEERLQKIGIPMGPRLRILQEAQGPIRKEGNLSVYVV